One stretch of Chloroflexota bacterium DNA includes these proteins:
- a CDS encoding glycoside hydrolase family 3 C-terminal domain-containing protein, with product MSYKDATLPIEQRVDDLLAQMTLEEKVAQLCCVMPRMLIGEQVPDPALMIKHMANGLGRMAQFSMIFVDNPEQIAEFANRIQKFVLENTRLGIPLMFQNEALNGFVAVGATNFPTPIALASTWEPELVEQAAQVIREQMRATGVHIALAPVIDLAQDPRWGRGHETFGEDPYLSSAFGAAFTHGLQSDDLRTGVISCAKHFLGYSISQGGLNMAAVHIGERELYETFARPFETAIHESDLGMVMVTYSEIDGQPVSVNKNILRDLLRDTMGFKGSATCDGGSIELTVTKQHVAKNMQEAAIMAIEAGLDGDTPVAEAYYELVGAVNQGLVDVAYVDEAVRRILTIKFKLGLFENPFVDVNKVRTAFENPAHRQLSRKLAEQSITLLKNDADLLPLKNAKTIAVIGPHADSVRDSLFAGYTFPAMMEMMKNLRRGGRASMQGVSDKVAEQDDKKKRPEFFVALGEMGDINQYIEKEYDALSLRDAIAQRQGVEVIYAKGCGITDPSKDGFAEAINAAQKSDVVVVALGGRSGWGKECTCGEGRDASTIELMGVQQELLQAIHATGKPIVLVLFDGRPLAIPWAADASHIPAILHAWFPGQAGGEALADVLFGEVNPGGKLPVTIPRSTGQVPLFYNHKAGSGYQTIYTEGVTAFLGYGYVNESNLPLYAFGHGLSYTRFEFSDLQLSAKHVDATGEIAIACSVKNVGAVAGSEVVQLYLHDCEARVTRPVQELVGFKRVELQPGERCKVTFTVKMNQLGFYNHNMQFAVEPGNMEVMIGASSADIRLKGAFEITGETVQVLGKRSYLSRVHVER from the coding sequence ATGTCCTATAAAGATGCAACCTTGCCGATTGAACAACGCGTAGATGATCTGCTGGCGCAAATGACATTGGAAGAAAAAGTGGCGCAACTGTGTTGTGTGATGCCGCGCATGTTGATCGGTGAACAGGTCCCCGACCCAGCACTGATGATAAAACACATGGCGAATGGTCTCGGGCGGATGGCGCAGTTCTCGATGATATTCGTGGACAACCCGGAGCAAATCGCCGAGTTCGCCAATCGCATTCAGAAATTTGTACTGGAAAACACGCGACTGGGAATCCCCTTGATGTTCCAGAATGAAGCGTTGAACGGATTCGTCGCCGTCGGCGCGACCAACTTTCCCACGCCGATTGCGCTCGCATCAACCTGGGAACCCGAGTTGGTCGAACAAGCCGCGCAAGTGATCCGCGAACAGATGCGCGCTACGGGCGTACACATCGCGCTCGCGCCAGTGATCGACCTGGCGCAAGATCCGCGCTGGGGACGTGGGCACGAGACGTTTGGCGAAGACCCATATCTATCGTCGGCGTTTGGTGCGGCGTTCACGCATGGTTTGCAGAGCGATGATTTGCGCACTGGCGTCATCTCGTGCGCCAAACATTTCCTGGGTTACAGCATTTCGCAGGGTGGATTGAACATGGCGGCAGTACACATCGGCGAACGCGAATTGTACGAGACATTCGCTCGACCCTTCGAGACTGCGATCCACGAAAGCGATTTGGGCATGGTGATGGTGACGTATTCCGAAATCGACGGTCAGCCCGTGAGCGTCAACAAAAATATTTTGCGCGATTTATTGCGCGACACGATGGGGTTCAAAGGTTCGGCGACGTGCGACGGCGGCTCGATTGAACTGACCGTTACGAAACAACATGTCGCCAAGAACATGCAAGAAGCCGCAATCATGGCGATTGAAGCCGGACTGGATGGGGATACGCCCGTCGCCGAAGCATATTACGAATTGGTGGGCGCGGTCAACCAGGGCTTGGTCGATGTGGCGTATGTCGATGAAGCGGTGCGGCGCATCCTGACCATCAAGTTCAAACTGGGGCTGTTCGAAAATCCATTTGTCGATGTGAACAAAGTCAGAACTGCTTTTGAAAATCCGGCACATCGTCAACTCTCGCGTAAATTGGCAGAGCAATCCATTACGTTGCTCAAAAACGATGCGGACTTGCTTCCATTGAAAAACGCCAAGACAATCGCGGTGATCGGTCCTCACGCCGATAGCGTGCGCGATAGCTTGTTTGCCGGGTACACGTTCCCGGCAATGATGGAGATGATGAAGAATTTGCGTCGCGGCGGCAGAGCATCGATGCAAGGTGTGTCGGATAAAGTCGCGGAGCAAGATGACAAGAAAAAGCGTCCCGAATTTTTCGTTGCGCTGGGCGAGATGGGCGACATCAATCAATACATCGAGAAAGAATATGACGCGCTCAGTTTGCGCGATGCAATCGCCCAGCGCCAAGGCGTGGAGGTGATTTACGCCAAGGGCTGTGGCATCACCGATCCATCCAAGGATGGATTTGCCGAAGCGATCAATGCCGCGCAAAAATCCGATGTGGTTGTGGTCGCGCTCGGCGGCAGATCGGGCTGGGGCAAGGAATGCACCTGCGGTGAAGGGCGCGATGCGTCCACCATCGAATTGATGGGCGTTCAGCAAGAATTGCTTCAAGCCATTCACGCAACCGGCAAACCCATTGTGCTAGTGCTTTTCGATGGGCGTCCGCTCGCGATTCCGTGGGCGGCAGACGCTTCGCATATCCCGGCGATCCTTCATGCTTGGTTCCCTGGTCAAGCCGGCGGCGAAGCACTCGCGGATGTTTTGTTCGGCGAGGTCAACCCCGGCGGAAAATTGCCGGTGACGATACCGCGCAGTACCGGTCAGGTGCCGCTTTTCTACAATCACAAAGCGGGCAGCGGCTACCAAACTATTTACACTGAAGGCGTTACCGCTTTCCTGGGTTACGGATACGTCAACGAGTCGAACCTACCCTTGTATGCGTTTGGGCATGGCTTGAGTTACACAAGATTTGAATTCAGCGATTTGCAATTGAGCGCAAAACACGTGGACGCGACCGGTGAAATTGCGATTGCGTGTTCCGTCAAAAACGTTGGCGCTGTGGCGGGCAGTGAAGTGGTGCAACTCTACCTGCATGACTGTGAAGCGCGCGTCACTCGCCCGGTGCAGGAACTGGTGGGATTCAAACGTGTCGAGCTTCAGCCGGGAGAGCGCTGCAAAGTAACGTTCACAGTCAAGATGAACCAACTTGGCTTTTACAATCACAACATGCAGTTCGCCGTCGAACCAGGGAATATGGAAGTAATGATCGGCGCTAGTTCGGCTGATATTCGCCTGAAAGGTGCGTTTGAAATCACCGGCGAAACCGTGCAAGTATTAGGCAAACGCAGTTACCTCTCGCGAGTGCATGTCGAG
- a CDS encoding carbohydrate ABC transporter permease — MGQGSNRRATIVSLILIPICLIWIYPFLWMISASLKTNAEFFQGTGLIPTTLHWDNYVRAWQNAHIGDYFFNSVIVTVAAVAIATTTAAMIGYVLGRYSFPGKKLLMGLFVATVFIPQGYTVIPIFEIVNRLGLADTLWGVILAEAGGVNVLSILLFAGYFAQLPRELEEAAQMDGAGFLRVFWSIMLPLSKPVIASTVILRFITIWNSFLLPLVLTLSRPGLRTLAVGIYAFRGEYYVDWSGMAAAATISLLPVIIMFILLQRYFVEGISGAVKQ, encoded by the coding sequence ATGGGGCAAGGCTCCAATCGGCGTGCCACCATTGTGAGTCTCATCCTGATTCCGATCTGCCTGATCTGGATCTATCCGTTTCTGTGGATGATTTCCGCATCGCTCAAGACGAATGCAGAATTTTTCCAAGGCACGGGTTTGATTCCGACGACGTTGCACTGGGACAATTACGTACGGGCGTGGCAGAACGCACACATCGGAGATTATTTCTTCAACTCGGTCATCGTCACCGTCGCGGCTGTGGCAATTGCAACCACAACCGCCGCGATGATCGGTTACGTCCTGGGACGCTATTCGTTTCCTGGTAAGAAACTGCTGATGGGTTTGTTCGTCGCGACTGTGTTCATCCCGCAGGGCTATACGGTCATCCCGATTTTCGAGATCGTCAATCGGTTGGGACTCGCGGATACGTTGTGGGGCGTGATTCTCGCGGAAGCTGGTGGGGTGAACGTCCTCTCGATCTTGCTCTTTGCCGGGTATTTCGCGCAACTCCCGCGTGAACTGGAAGAAGCCGCGCAAATGGATGGAGCCGGATTCTTGCGCGTGTTTTGGTCCATCATGCTACCGCTGTCCAAGCCGGTGATCGCCTCGACGGTCATCTTGCGTTTCATTACGATCTGGAACAGTTTCTTGTTGCCGCTCGTGCTGACCCTTTCGCGCCCAGGTCTTCGCACACTCGCCGTTGGGATCTATGCGTTCAGAGGCGAGTACTATGTGGATTGGAGTGGCATGGCGGCGGCGGCGACGATCAGTCTTTTGCCGGTGATTATCATGTTCATTCTCCTGCAACGCTATTTCGTCGAAGGTATTTCTGGCGCGGTCAAGCAATAG
- a CDS encoding sugar ABC transporter permease: MEAKLRIARRASATTEQKKSSWVRQLWDRRWCYLFAAPSLILATMFTFYPIVSSWYFSLLQWSGFTADKTFVGLANYAELIQDKYFWDAFLRSFQFMIVAVPIQLILALLIAIVLNDQALKLSPLFRTMIFLPVVTTAAIVGMLMTLILSPFNGPINGVLRDLHLITQPIDFLGDPQTTLWTVIAVFIWKWLGQPMIYWLAALQTIPRELYEAAKVDGAGWWRQLWNITLPLIVPFAIVIILVTAVGALHVFPLIQTLTGGGPFFATEVMEVYIYRVAFGGETGMGTPRLGYASAAGVFFGVAVMILALFQAWGARSLRDFRSDLQSV; the protein is encoded by the coding sequence ATGGAAGCTAAATTGCGCATCGCCAGAAGAGCGTCCGCGACCACGGAGCAGAAAAAATCGAGTTGGGTGCGCCAACTCTGGGACAGGCGTTGGTGCTATCTTTTCGCCGCGCCTTCACTGATCCTCGCCACCATGTTCACGTTCTACCCGATTGTCTCATCATGGTACTTTTCGCTGTTGCAATGGTCTGGGTTTACGGCGGACAAGACCTTCGTCGGACTGGCGAACTATGCGGAACTCATTCAAGACAAGTACTTTTGGGATGCGTTCCTTCGCTCGTTTCAGTTTATGATCGTCGCCGTGCCGATACAACTCATCTTGGCGTTGCTCATCGCCATCGTCCTGAACGACCAGGCGCTCAAGCTCTCACCTCTATTCCGAACCATGATCTTTTTGCCGGTCGTCACGACGGCTGCCATCGTCGGTATGTTGATGACGCTGATCCTCAGCCCATTCAATGGTCCGATCAACGGCGTCCTCCGCGACCTCCACCTGATCACTCAGCCGATTGATTTCTTGGGCGACCCGCAAACGACGCTTTGGACTGTGATTGCGGTTTTCATTTGGAAGTGGCTGGGTCAGCCGATGATCTATTGGCTCGCCGCGCTCCAGACGATTCCGCGCGAACTGTACGAAGCCGCCAAGGTTGATGGCGCGGGCTGGTGGAGACAACTGTGGAATATCACACTTCCCCTCATCGTGCCGTTTGCGATTGTGATCATTCTCGTCACGGCGGTCGGCGCACTGCACGTCTTTCCACTGATCCAAACCTTGACCGGTGGTGGTCCATTCTTCGCCACCGAAGTCATGGAAGTTTATATCTATCGCGTCGCGTTCGGCGGCGAGACGGGCATGGGCACGCCCCGCTTGGGATATGCGTCGGCAGCGGGCGTGTTCTTTGGCGTCGCCGTGATGATCCTTGCGCTCTTTCAAGCATGGGGCGCGCGCAGTTTGCGCGATTTTCGATCGGATCTACAATCGGTGTGA
- a CDS encoding extracellular solute-binding protein, protein MSDQPISRREFLRLSATLAAGSVLAACAPAATPVPTAAPTKAAAMSATAVPATTAAAMACSKGDICIKPTSVKLPKGAVTFRLLDSGDVKGVYWKKFFELYQKSYPNITCQYDGLGWNEIAKIVPLGVQNGNAHDCFSIPLGISPAQAIQEGWIRPLDDLIPDLDKVKAAFPPMSFVEGINMFGGKTYTFPLGTNQRSNTMLLFNQEQMQKAGYDPIGKPFTWDDFRAAAKKITEQGAGKYFGIIDGGAQLPRWGFLIGDLMRLNGGVSYVNATGAEGFLDLRKGEYIFTNDNYIGAIELLLAMKADGSFFPGFMSLNALQARANMGQGNAGMMLQGLWCIDTWRAENPNFKYAVALTPTQKGGGTYSPLHASAGGNVEWWLYAKSKVPEIVADIFCLRGTLEGQYAWNKIAGLGNPGIFPQAIETASDIPSDLKSLEMQFKMFRVGPTLAVRNPDIVKVDLERKAPTPSVEQVIQGLMSGQITGVKQAMQGVKDAYDKELDRALKAAKDKGANVSRDDYVFPNWDLTKDYTEADYKAIKK, encoded by the coding sequence ATGTCTGACCAACCGATTTCACGACGTGAGTTTTTGCGACTCTCTGCCACACTCGCGGCAGGGAGTGTCTTGGCGGCGTGTGCGCCCGCTGCGACGCCGGTGCCAACCGCTGCACCGACCAAAGCCGCCGCAATGTCGGCAACCGCTGTGCCTGCAACAACGGCTGCCGCGATGGCGTGCTCCAAGGGAGACATCTGCATCAAACCCACCTCAGTCAAGTTGCCCAAAGGCGCGGTGACGTTCCGTTTGCTGGATAGCGGCGATGTCAAAGGCGTTTACTGGAAAAAATTCTTCGAGCTGTATCAGAAAAGCTATCCCAACATCACCTGCCAATACGATGGTCTGGGCTGGAACGAAATCGCCAAGATTGTCCCGTTGGGTGTGCAGAACGGGAACGCGCACGACTGCTTTAGTATCCCCCTCGGTATCTCGCCCGCCCAAGCGATTCAAGAAGGATGGATTCGCCCGCTGGACGACCTGATTCCGGACTTGGACAAGGTCAAAGCCGCTTTCCCACCGATGTCGTTCGTCGAAGGCATCAATATGTTTGGCGGCAAAACCTATACGTTCCCCTTGGGCACGAACCAGCGCTCAAACACGATGTTGCTGTTCAATCAGGAGCAGATGCAAAAAGCCGGCTATGACCCGATTGGCAAGCCATTCACTTGGGATGACTTTCGCGCTGCCGCAAAGAAAATCACCGAGCAAGGGGCGGGCAAATACTTTGGCATCATTGACGGTGGGGCGCAACTCCCGCGCTGGGGCTTTTTGATCGGCGACCTAATGCGTCTGAATGGCGGTGTCTCGTACGTGAATGCGACCGGCGCCGAGGGTTTCCTTGATTTACGCAAAGGCGAATACATCTTTACGAACGATAACTACATCGGCGCGATCGAGTTATTGCTCGCGATGAAAGCCGATGGCAGCTTTTTCCCGGGATTCATGTCGCTCAATGCGCTTCAGGCGCGTGCGAATATGGGTCAAGGGAATGCCGGCATGATGTTGCAAGGGTTGTGGTGCATTGATACGTGGCGCGCGGAAAATCCCAACTTTAAGTACGCGGTCGCACTCACGCCGACTCAAAAAGGTGGCGGCACCTACTCGCCCTTGCACGCATCGGCAGGCGGCAATGTCGAGTGGTGGCTTTACGCCAAGAGCAAGGTTCCGGAAATCGTCGCCGATATCTTTTGCCTGCGCGGTACGTTGGAAGGGCAATATGCTTGGAACAAGATCGCCGGCTTGGGCAACCCCGGCATCTTCCCGCAAGCCATCGAGACGGCGTCCGATATTCCATCTGACCTCAAGTCGTTGGAGATGCAGTTCAAGATGTTCCGTGTGGGACCAACACTTGCTGTGCGGAATCCGGACATTGTCAAGGTTGACCTCGAACGCAAAGCTCCTACGCCGAGCGTTGAGCAGGTTATCCAAGGTTTGATGTCAGGTCAGATCACCGGCGTCAAGCAAGCGATGCAAGGCGTCAAGGACGCGTACGATAAAGAACTCGACCGCGCGCTCAAAGCGGCAAAAGACAAAGGCGCGAACGTGTCACGCGATGATTACGTCTTCCCGAACTGGGATTTGACCAAGGATTACACCGAAGCGGACTATAAGGCGATAAAGAAATAG
- a CDS encoding sulfatase, protein MKAILVMFDSLDRHFLPPYGNESLGVIAPNFERLAQRTVTFDNCYISSMPCMPARRELHTGRYNFLHRSWGPLEPFDDSMPEILKNNGVYTHLVSDHQHYWEDGGATYHTRYSSWECVRGQEGDPWKGEVKDPNIPEVVSAHPGKSWRQDWVNRKYLRRDDEMPQVQTFNLGLEFIATNREQDNWFLQIETFDPHEPFYTQQNYKDLYPHDYLGPHFDWPPYAPVKETREQVEHLRYQYAALVSMCDTQLGKVLDRMDEYDLWKDTLLIVTTDHGFMLGEHDWWAKGMHPFYNEIARKPLFIWDPRCKKQGERRSGLTQIIDLPPTLLEYFGVPIPKDMQGIALKDAIAEDVPHHTAGLFGEHGKFVYCTDGRYVYMRAPNAENKPLFEYTLMPTHMRQMFDVKDFETVELAEPFSFTKAARVMKIRSVERPLRDPLNVGTVLFDLETDPKQEHPIHDPVVETKMIDHMVRLMRENDAPPEQFTRLGLTLIGAFGTRRKEIAMTQPSIF, encoded by the coding sequence GTGAAAGCAATTCTGGTCATGTTCGATTCTCTTGACCGACATTTCCTGCCACCGTACGGCAACGAATCGCTTGGCGTCATCGCGCCGAACTTTGAACGGCTCGCGCAACGCACGGTGACGTTCGACAACTGCTACATTTCGAGTATGCCGTGTATGCCCGCGCGTCGCGAGTTGCACACCGGACGATACAACTTTTTGCATCGCAGTTGGGGACCGCTTGAACCCTTTGACGATTCGATGCCGGAGATTCTGAAGAACAATGGTGTTTATACGCATCTGGTCAGCGATCACCAGCATTACTGGGAAGATGGCGGCGCGACATACCATACGCGCTATAGCAGTTGGGAATGCGTTCGCGGACAGGAAGGCGATCCGTGGAAGGGCGAGGTCAAGGATCCAAATATCCCAGAAGTCGTCTCTGCGCATCCGGGCAAGAGTTGGCGACAGGATTGGGTGAATCGCAAGTATCTACGGCGCGATGACGAAATGCCGCAGGTGCAAACGTTCAACCTGGGTCTCGAATTTATCGCGACGAATCGCGAACAGGATAACTGGTTTCTGCAAATCGAAACGTTTGACCCGCACGAGCCATTTTACACTCAGCAGAACTACAAAGACCTCTACCCGCACGATTATCTCGGTCCGCATTTCGATTGGCCCCCCTACGCGCCAGTGAAGGAGACGCGCGAACAGGTCGAGCATCTGCGGTATCAATACGCGGCGCTCGTCAGCATGTGCGATACCCAGCTCGGCAAAGTGCTTGACCGGATGGATGAGTATGATTTGTGGAAGGATACACTGCTCATCGTGACGACGGACCATGGCTTTATGCTGGGCGAACACGATTGGTGGGCAAAGGGAATGCACCCATTTTACAACGAAATCGCGCGCAAGCCGTTGTTTATTTGGGACCCGCGTTGCAAGAAACAGGGTGAACGGCGATCGGGTCTGACCCAGATCATTGACCTGCCGCCTACGCTCTTGGAATATTTTGGTGTGCCAATCCCAAAGGACATGCAGGGTATTGCGCTCAAAGATGCAATCGCCGAGGATGTTCCACATCACACCGCGGGTTTGTTCGGGGAGCATGGCAAGTTCGTTTACTGTACCGACGGTCGCTATGTCTACATGCGCGCACCCAATGCCGAAAATAAACCGCTGTTCGAATATACGCTGATGCCGACTCACATGCGGCAGATGTTCGATGTAAAAGATTTTGAGACTGTCGAATTGGCAGAACCCTTCTCATTTACGAAAGCCGCGCGCGTGATGAAAATTCGTTCCGTGGAACGTCCGCTTAGAGACCCGCTCAACGTCGGCACCGTCCTTTTCGATTTAGAAACTGATCCAAAACAGGAACACCCCATCCACGACCCAGTTGTCGAAACAAAAATGATTGACCACATGGTCCGCTTGATGCGCGAGAACGATGCGCCTCCCGAACAATTCACGCGGCTGGGTCTGACTTTGATTGGCGCGTTTGGTACCCGGCGAAAGGAGATAGCAATGACCCAACCGAGCATCTTTTAG
- a CDS encoding SulP family inorganic anion transporter, whose amino-acid sequence MKTTTTLQSPNPGSLAHRLASYAAGSLRPDLVAGFTVAMVAVPQAMAYAAIAGVNPIYGLYTAILPAIIAALFGSSRHLNTGPTNGIALVTIGVLLPVVQRADYVEYVFAIAILSGAIRLALGVFRLGGIIRYVSNSVLTGFLTGASILIVLNQLGNLLGLPRTISREPLSILLDALRDVFLINPFTAITGMATIVLLVVIRQLNMQLPAPLLAIVGASVGVEMLDLKAQGVELVSNLGSVQVMLAFHLPQIDPQYLEMLVAGGGAVALLGLVEPMSVAKSLAATSGQRIDSSREFVGQGLASLVGGFFQCIPASGSLSRSAVNFSSGAQTQIASIFSGVFVFLAALVFAPWLGFIPTAALAGIVVVAAAKMIDVKHIQLTWSSHTTSRITLLVTLVATLLLPLHYAIYLGVVLSIGLYLYESGKIQLSYLIEDDGQFIERSYDDLLKHPVPIAIIHVEGTLYFGAADELERRLDALFQSGVKVVILRLRRVHHLASTGIIALERIAASAKRNGARVILCGVRTNLIATLQSAGVVTLFGRENIFEANDMLFESTRAALQRAKQIQEGAHQFIS is encoded by the coding sequence ATGAAAACGACGACCACGCTGCAATCCCCAAATCCTGGTTCGCTCGCGCACCGACTCGCGTCGTATGCGGCAGGGTCGTTGCGCCCCGATCTCGTTGCCGGATTCACGGTCGCGATGGTCGCTGTGCCGCAAGCAATGGCGTATGCCGCGATTGCGGGCGTCAATCCCATCTACGGACTCTACACCGCGATTCTGCCGGCGATCATCGCCGCGCTGTTCGGCAGCTCACGCCATCTCAACACCGGTCCAACCAACGGTATCGCGCTCGTGACGATTGGTGTTTTGCTGCCCGTCGTTCAACGCGCCGACTATGTCGAATATGTTTTTGCGATTGCTATCCTCAGCGGCGCGATTCGCCTGGCGCTCGGTGTGTTCCGACTCGGCGGCATTATTCGCTATGTTTCCAACTCTGTCCTCACTGGCTTTCTCACGGGCGCGAGTATTTTGATCGTCCTCAATCAACTGGGCAATTTGCTTGGTCTCCCGCGTACGATCTCGCGTGAACCGTTGAGCATTCTCCTCGATGCGCTGCGCGATGTGTTCTTGATCAATCCTTTCACCGCGATAACCGGGATGGCGACGATAGTGCTGTTGGTCGTGATTCGACAACTCAACATGCAGTTGCCCGCACCTTTACTTGCTATCGTTGGCGCGAGTGTCGGCGTAGAGATGTTGGACTTGAAAGCGCAAGGAGTCGAACTCGTGAGCAACCTGGGATCGGTTCAGGTCATGCTCGCGTTCCATCTTCCGCAAATCGATCCGCAGTATTTGGAAATGCTGGTCGCCGGCGGTGGGGCAGTGGCTTTGCTGGGCTTGGTCGAACCGATGTCCGTTGCCAAGTCGCTTGCGGCGACATCGGGGCAACGAATTGATTCATCACGCGAGTTTGTTGGGCAGGGACTGGCTTCCTTGGTCGGCGGATTTTTCCAATGTATTCCCGCGTCGGGGTCACTTTCCCGCAGCGCGGTAAATTTCAGCAGCGGCGCTCAGACGCAGATAGCGAGTATCTTTTCAGGTGTCTTTGTTTTTCTCGCGGCGCTTGTGTTCGCGCCGTGGCTGGGCTTCATTCCCACCGCCGCGCTGGCGGGCATCGTCGTCGTGGCAGCGGCAAAGATGATTGATGTCAAGCATATCCAATTGACGTGGTCGAGTCATACAACCAGTCGCATTACGCTTCTCGTCACGCTGGTGGCGACGTTGCTCTTGCCTTTGCATTACGCGATTTACCTCGGCGTGGTGTTGTCCATCGGCTTGTATCTGTATGAGAGTGGCAAGATACAGTTGAGTTATCTCATTGAGGATGACGGTCAGTTCATCGAGCGCAGTTACGATGACTTGCTCAAGCACCCCGTTCCCATCGCGATTATTCACGTCGAAGGCACGCTGTATTTTGGCGCGGCGGATGAACTCGAACGGCGATTGGATGCGTTGTTTCAGTCGGGAGTTAAAGTGGTGATTCTGCGTTTGCGCCGAGTGCATCATCTTGCCAGCACCGGCATCATCGCACTCGAGCGGATTGCCGCGAGCGCAAAGCGAAATGGAGCGCGCGTGATTTTATGCGGCGTGCGCACGAACCTGATTGCAACTCTCCAATCCGCCGGTGTGGTCACGCTCTTTGGCAGAGAAAATATTTTTGAAGCGAACGATATGCTTTTTGAATCTACCCGCGCGGCATTGCAGCGAGCCAAGCAAATTCAGGAAGGGGCACATCAATTCATCTCGTAG